A genomic region of Xanthomonas fragariae contains the following coding sequences:
- a CDS encoding PAS domain-containing sensor histidine kinase, giving the protein MHSSNDAWPFASGEMAERVRQLDWSKTPLGASDRWPQCLRTAVDITLGLPTPATLLWGEKHCQIYNDAYIAIAGHRHPTLLGCPVAQGWPDAHEDVVVPLIRQIHADVPALLNSYPVLLSGPDGTSSTHVFDTSFSPVRNETGAIAGILQLLKEVSDREHAQLALRQSEARFRALVTTGSQMVYRMSSDWKLMFQLDGQGTLADTGTPLDSWAKKYLLPEDHAEVFGAINAAISSKSPFNKEHRVVHSDGTVGWALSHAVPLCDADGQILEWVGVGRDVSERRKADIALRESEERLRQFGEASQDILWIRDAESLQLVYLTPAFEAIYGLSRSTAFSGDSYRDWIDLIVPEDRERATDAIRKVRNGQHMKVEYRVIRPSDGAVRWLRNTDFPIGDQHGNVVMIGGIGHDFTEARHTQLRLQTLVEGIPQLVWRAKDGGAWTWASTQWMNFTGQQACEAEGNGWLAALHPDDRATAAEAWHHATRTGALSTEFRIRCQETGDYRWFQTRAAPVRSHEGTVVEWLGTSTDVHDLRELQEHQKVLVGELQHRTRNLVAVVRSIADKTLRHSQDLSEFGDVFSDRLEALARVQGLLSKLSEHDRVHFDELIRSELEALHGNFEQISLQGPSGIRLRSSTVQVLAMALHELATNALKYGALCQVGARLDIHWSVTETKDQAPWLHIEWQESGVSMQSSESATPSGGHGRELIERAMPYQLNAKTTYALGPGGVRCTISIPVSKHRLDEASAAC; this is encoded by the coding sequence ATGCATTCTTCGAATGACGCTTGGCCATTTGCCAGTGGCGAAATGGCAGAGCGCGTGCGACAGCTTGATTGGTCGAAGACTCCATTGGGCGCTAGCGACCGTTGGCCGCAATGCCTACGCACAGCGGTAGATATCACCCTCGGCCTGCCCACTCCAGCAACGCTTCTGTGGGGTGAAAAACATTGTCAGATCTACAACGACGCGTATATCGCTATTGCGGGCCATCGGCACCCTACCCTGCTCGGCTGCCCTGTTGCACAAGGGTGGCCGGACGCCCATGAAGACGTTGTTGTCCCGTTGATCAGGCAAATCCATGCGGATGTGCCTGCGTTACTCAACAGTTATCCCGTTCTTCTTAGCGGCCCTGACGGAACGTCTAGCACGCATGTCTTCGATACATCGTTTTCTCCTGTCCGCAATGAAACAGGCGCTATTGCAGGCATTCTTCAGCTGTTGAAGGAAGTCAGCGATCGAGAGCATGCACAATTGGCGCTGCGGCAAAGCGAGGCACGTTTCCGCGCGTTGGTCACAACCGGAAGTCAGATGGTCTATCGCATGAGCTCCGATTGGAAATTGATGTTTCAACTTGATGGACAAGGCACGCTTGCGGACACAGGTACACCCTTGGATTCATGGGCAAAAAAATACCTGCTCCCAGAGGATCACGCAGAAGTTTTCGGCGCAATCAACGCAGCGATCTCATCGAAATCGCCTTTCAATAAAGAACATCGCGTCGTGCATTCCGACGGCACAGTCGGCTGGGCTCTCTCCCACGCAGTCCCTCTTTGCGATGCTGATGGGCAGATCCTTGAGTGGGTCGGCGTGGGCCGCGATGTCAGCGAACGCCGCAAAGCCGACATCGCGTTACGCGAAAGCGAAGAGCGCCTTCGGCAGTTTGGTGAAGCGTCGCAGGACATTCTTTGGATCCGTGATGCAGAGAGCTTGCAACTGGTATATCTCACGCCAGCGTTTGAAGCGATCTATGGGCTGAGTAGAAGCACAGCCTTCAGTGGAGACAGCTATCGCGACTGGATTGACCTCATCGTTCCCGAAGATCGAGAGCGGGCAACCGATGCCATCCGCAAGGTGCGTAATGGACAACATATGAAAGTGGAATATCGGGTGATACGGCCGAGCGACGGCGCCGTCCGCTGGCTTCGCAACACCGACTTTCCCATCGGCGACCAGCACGGCAATGTCGTGATGATCGGTGGTATCGGCCACGACTTCACCGAGGCACGCCACACCCAGCTTCGTCTTCAAACGCTGGTTGAAGGCATACCGCAGTTGGTGTGGCGCGCGAAGGATGGCGGCGCATGGACATGGGCCAGCACCCAGTGGATGAACTTTACTGGGCAGCAGGCCTGCGAAGCGGAGGGCAATGGATGGCTCGCTGCGCTACATCCGGACGACAGAGCAACTGCTGCGGAAGCTTGGCATCACGCAACAAGGACCGGCGCGCTCAGCACCGAGTTCCGAATCCGCTGCCAGGAAACTGGCGACTACCGATGGTTTCAGACGCGGGCAGCACCGGTCAGGAGCCACGAAGGAACAGTCGTTGAGTGGCTAGGCACCTCAACCGATGTCCATGATTTACGTGAGCTACAAGAGCATCAAAAGGTGCTCGTGGGGGAGCTGCAACATCGCACTCGGAACCTGGTCGCCGTTGTCCGATCGATCGCGGACAAGACGCTGCGCCATAGCCAGGACCTGTCCGAGTTTGGAGACGTGTTCAGCGACCGACTGGAGGCCCTTGCACGTGTTCAAGGACTGCTATCAAAGCTGAGCGAGCATGATCGCGTCCATTTCGATGAGCTCATTCGTAGTGAGCTCGAAGCACTTCACGGCAACTTCGAACAGATTTCCTTACAGGGTCCAAGTGGCATCCGCCTTCGCTCGTCCACTGTACAGGTGCTCGCAATGGCGCTGCACGAGCTCGCCACAAACGCCTTGAAATACGGTGCGCTCTGCCAGGTTGGCGCTCGTCTCGATATCCATTGGTCAGTCACTGAAACCAAGGACCAAGCCCCATGGCTGCACATTGAGTGGCAAGAAAGTGGAGTCTCGATGCAATCGAGCGAGTCGGCCACGCCAAGCGGTGGCCACGGCCGCGAATTGATTGAAAGAGCCATGCCCTATCAGCTCAATGCTAAAACAACCTATGCGTTGGGACCCGGTGGTGTGCGTTGTACGATTTCAATTCCCGTGTCCAAGCACCGCCTTGATGAGGCGTCAGCTGCTTGCTAA